TTCGCGTCCTCCGCCACGTACACCACGTCCGTCGCGAGGAGCAGGCCGAGCCCGACGCCGAGGCAGGCGCCCTGCGCAGCGGCGAAGGTCGGCGCGGGGAAGTCCGCCATCATCCGCAGCAGCGGTGTCAGCGCGGCATCGAGGAAGGCGTGGGCGTCGTCGGACCCGGGTTCGATGGAGCCGAGGTTCCGCCCGGCGCAGAACGCACGGCCCTCTCCCCGCAGCACCAGGGCCCGGACCGTTCCCCCACGCACACCGGCGGCGGCGTCGTCGTAGGCGGAGGCGAGGTCGGCGAGCGCCTCCTCGTCCACGGCGTTGAGCCGGTACGGGGCGTCGAGCACCACCTCGGCGATGCCGTCCGTGACGGTCAGCCGGACCATGGAGGTGGGGTCGCTGCTCGACGGCGTCGGTCGTGCGGACATGGAGGCGCTCCTAGGCGTCGTAGTCGACGGTGACGGCGTCGCTGGTCGGGTGGGACTGGCACGTGAGGACATAGCCGGCGGCGATCTCGTCGGGTTCCAGGGCGTAGTTCTCCTCCATGGCCACGGTGCCCTGGACGAGCTTCGCCCGGCAGGTGCCGCACACTCCACCGGCACAGGCGAAGGGGACATCGGGGCGCACCCGGAGCGCCGCGTTGAGGATCGACTCACGCGCATGCGTGGGACTCTGCACGGATCCCTGGAGCCCGTCGAGATTGAACGAGATGGTGTAGTTCTCACCGCCGGCGTCCGGCGCCACGGGCCGGCCGATGCTGCCTTCGGGCCGGGCCGGCTCACCCGTGGTGAACAGCTCGAAGCGCACGGCGTCCGCCGGCACACCCCGCGCGGACAGGAAGTCCCGGCAGAGCTGGACCAGCTCGAAGGGCCCGCAGAGGAACCACTCGTCCACGCGGTCGGTCGCGATGACGGTGCCGAGCAGCTTCTCCAGCTTCTCGGCGTCGATGCGTCCCGAGAGCAGCGGCGAGATGCGCTGTTCGCGCGACAGGACGTGATGGACCGCGAAGCGGGAGGGGTAGCGGTCCTTCAGGTCCGCGAGCTCCTCGAGGAACATGACGTCCATCGCGGCGCGGTTCGCGTACACGAGGTCGAACCGGACGTGCGGACCACTCGCGAGCATCGAACGGGCGATCGAGATCACCGGCGTGATGCCGGAACCGGCCGCGACGGCGACCAGGGAGACAGCCTGCTCCCCCGGCGTCGTCCGCGGCGTGAACTGCCCGAGCGGGCTCATCACGTCGAGGGTGTCCCCGGCCTTCAGCGACTCGTTGGCCCAGGTGGAGAAGACACCGCCGAGGTCGCGCTTGACCGCGACGCGCAGTTCGCCGGGTCGAGGGTCGGCGCAGATCGAGTAGCTGCGCCGCACCTCCTTCGGCTCGCCGTCGACATCCAGCGTGGTGCGCAGGGCCACGTACTGGCCGGGGAGGTAGTCGTACTTGTCCTGCAGGTCGGCGGGCACGTCGAGGGTGACCTCGACGGCGTCCTCCGTGAGGCGGCGGACGCTGCGGACGGTGAGGGCGTGGAAGGCGCTACGCCGTTTGGTCGAGGGGGCGAGGACGACGGCCATCAGTGCACCTTGAAGTAGTCGAAGGGTTCCCTGCAGGAAGTGCAGACGTAGAGCGCCTTGCAGGAGGTGGATCCGAAGCGTGTCAGCTCCCGGGTGTCCAGCGAGGAGCACTGGGGGCACTTGACGCTCAGTCCGATCCGCACGGGGCCGGCCGCCGCCTTCCCCGTGGGCGGCGCGATGCCGTACTCCTCGAGCTTGGCCTTGCCGTCGTCGGTGAGCCAGTCGGTGGTCCAGGCCGGCGAGAGCGTGAGGCGGACGGCGACGTCGTCGTACCCGGCACGGTGGAGCGCTGCCGTCACGTCGTCGCGGATGGCGTCCATCGCAGGGCATCCCGAGTAGGTCGGCGTGATCGTCACGAGCACCTGGCCGGACTCGGCCACGTGGGCGTCGCGGAGGACGCCCAGGTCCTCGATGGTGAGGACGGGGATCTCCGGGTCGCAGACGGTGGCCGCGATGTCCCAGACGGCGGCGTCCGTCCCGGCAGCGGGACGCAGGTCGGCGACCATCACCACGACGCTCCCGGGTGCTCGCGGGCGAGCACCTGCAGTTCGGCCAGGAGATAGCCGAGGTGTTCGCTGTGGCGGCCGAGGCGGCCTCCACCCACCGCCCCGGGCACGGCCGGCAGCTCGAGCCCGGCTTCGTCGAGGACGGCCGCGATCGCCGCGTCGAACGGCGCGCGGAGGGTGCTGGGCCGGACCCCTGCGCCGCCGAGTTCGTCGATGAGCGGGTAGTCCACGAACAGTTCGTCGACGTAGGGCCAGGTCAGCTTGAGGCCCGCGATCATGCGGCGGCGTGATTCGTCGGTGCCGAGCGCGAGGCGGAGCACCCACTGGATGCTGTGGTCACGGTGGTAGTCGACCTCCTTGACGGCTTTCGCGGCGATCGCCGCGAGCGTCGGGTCGGTCGAACCGACGAGTCGCGAGTAGAGCTCCCACTGGTACAGGGCGACAACGAGCTGCCGCGCGATCGTGCGGGCGAAGTCGCCGTTGGGCTGCTCGACGAGGTGCACGGAGCGGAACTCGGGCTCCCGCCGGAAGTAGGCGAGGTCGTCCTCCGTCCTGTCCCAGGCGCGTCCCGCGTAGGTCAGGAAGGACCGGGCGTGCCCGATCTGGTCGAGAGCGATGTTCGCGAGCGCGACGTCCTCCTCGAGCTCCGGCGCCCGGGAGATCCACCAGCCCAGACGCTGCGCCAGGATGAGGGCGTCATCGCCCAGCCACAGCGCGTACTGCGCCACGGCGTCGTCCGGCCGGGCCTCCAGCAGCGCGATGTCCTCGGGCCGCAGCGCGTTGCCCGGGGTGATGCGGGTGGCGCTGGCATTCGCCTCGCTCACAGGTGCTTCACCCCCTCGCTCTTCGTGTAGTACGTGGCGTGCCGGTAGTCCTTGCCCTGCGGCGACTCGAAGAACGCGTCCTTCGCGTCGGGGTCGCTGGTCACGACGGCCGACGCCGGGACCACCCAGAGGCTCACGCCCTCGTTGCGCCGCGTGTAGAGGTCCCGGGCATTGCGGACGGCCATCTCGGCGTCCGGGGCATGCAGGGATCCCGCGTGGACGTGGGAGAGCCCGCGCGAGGACCGCACGAAGACCTCCCAGAGCGGCCATGCGGCGCGCGCTTCCTGCGGGCCCGTGGACGGCGCCGTCGCGCCGTCGTCACCTGTCGTCGATCCGCCGGTCATCCTAGGCCACCTTCGCCGTCGCGCGCCCGGCTGCCTGCTTCGCGGCATAGGCCGCTGCGGCCTCCCGCACCCAGGCGCCCTCCTCATGGGCCTCCCGGCGCCGCTCCATGCGCTGCGCATTGCACGGCCCGCGGCCCGCGAGGACCTCCCTGAACTCGTTCCAGTCGAGGGGTCCGTGCTCCCAGCGGCCGGTCTCCTCGTTGTATCGGACGTCCTTGTCGGGCAGTTCCAGCCCGAGGACCCTGATCTGCTCGACCATCATGCCGACGAAGCGCGAGCGCAGCTCGTCGTTGGAGAAGCGCTTGATGTTCCACTCCATCGACTTCTGCGAGTTGGGCGACTCCTCGTCCGGAGGCCCGAACATCATGAGCGACGGCGCGTACCAGCGGTCGACGGCGTCCTGTGCCATGGCGCGCTGCTCCGGGGTGCCGTTGGCGAGCTCGAGCAGGATCTCGAAGCCCTGCCGCTGGTGGAAGGATTCCTCCTTGCAGATGCGCACCATGGCCCGTCCGTAGGGTCCGTAGGAGGCACGGCAGAGGGGCACCTGGTTGCAGATCGCCGCTCCGTCGACGAGCCAGCCGATCGCACCGATGTCCGCCCACGTCAGCACGGGGTAGTTGAAGATGCTCGAGTAGCGTGCCTTGCCGGCGATCAGGTCCTCGGTCATGCGGTCACGCGATGTACCGAGGGTCTCGGCGGCCGAGTAGAGATAGAGGCCGTGGCCCGCCTCGTCCTGCACCTTGGCCATGAGGACGGCCTTGCGCTTGAGGGACGGCGCCCGGGTGATCCAGTTGGCCTCGGGCTGCATGCCGATGATCTCGGAGTGCGCGTGCTGGGAGATCTGCCGGGTCAGCGACTTGCGGTAGTCCGCGGGCATCCAGTCACGCGGCTCGATCCGGGAGTCCCGGGCGATGATCTCGTTGAAGAGCCGTTCCCCGGCGGCGTCGTCCACACGGCTTCCCGGGTTCGTCACTGTCGTCGTCATGGTGCCTGCCTCGCTCGTCTGGACGCCCGGTTTATTTACCGACCGTTCGTTCAGTATAGGGAGGGCAGCCACGGAGGGTCAACGGCCGGCCGACCGAACGGTCGTGCAAAAATGACAGCATGACCGTCGCCGACCCCACGCCGTCCCCCACCCGCCGCGGGCGCCCGGGCTACGACCAGCAGTCGGTCCTGGCCGTCGCGGTCACGGCCTTCAACCGTCACGGCTACGAGGCGACGTCGATGGGGATGCTGGCCGAGGAGCTCGGCATCAGCAAGTCGGCGATCTACCACCACGTCCCGTCCAAGGGCGAACTGCTGCGGCTCGCCCTCGACCACGCGCTCGGCGGTCTCGAGGCGGTGCTCTCCGCGCCAGGGGCTGCTGCCGGCGCCGCCGATGCACGCCTGGAGTTCGTCCTCCGCGGGACCATCGCCGTCCTGACCGAACGGCTCCCCTTCGTGACCCTGCTCCTGCGCTTGCGCGGCAACACGCAGATCGAGCGCGAGGCACTGGAGCGACGGCGCACGTTCGACCGCGAGGTGGCGGCCCTGGTGGACGCCGCCCGCCACGAGGGGTCCATCCGCAGCGACATCGACCCCCGCACCACCACGCGCCTGATCTTCGGGACCATCAACTCGATCGTCGAGTGGTACCGGCCGGGCGGACCCCTGTCGGCCGAAAAGCTGGCCGACGACGTCATCGTCATGGTGTTCGACGGGCTCCACCGGCGGTAACCGCTCCGCCACGGGGCGGGGCAGCAGCTCCACGCCGTCACGGGGTGGGCCAGCAGCTCAGCGCCGGGCACCGCTCCGCCACGGGGCAGGGCGGCCGCTCAGCGCCGGGCGCCGCTCCGTTACGGGGCAGGCCAGGGCCGACCATGCCACCCGACGGGCGGACCGCTGCGCGTCCGGCGGTAGCGCCGGACGCGCAGTGGCGGCGCTGCTTCGGCGCTACTTCCGCACGAGGGTCAGGACGTCGTAGGTCGCCACGATCTCGTCGTCCTGGTTGTGCAGGACGGCGTCCCACGCCACCTCGCCGTACTCGTCCGTCTCCCGTGGCGTGATCCGCTTGGCCGTCAGTGTCACGCGGATCGAATCCCCCGCGGCGACCGGCGTGATGAACCGGAGGTTCTCCAGGCCGTAGTTCGCCAGCACGGGCCCGGGCGCGGGATCCACGAAGAGCCCCGCACCCCAGGACAACAGCAGGTAGCCGTGGGCAACGATGCCCGGGAAGAAGGGGTTGGCGGCGGCTGCCTCCTCGTCCGTGTGGGCGTAGAAGGTGTCGCCCGTGGTCTTGGCGAACGCCGCGATGTCCTCGAGCGTGACCCGCCGCAGCCCGGAGCGGACCGCGTCGCCGATGCGCAGCGTGGCGAGGTCCTTGCGGAACGGGTGCCCGTCGTCGAACCGGCGGTCGGCACCCGTGTGCCATTCGCCCGTGATGCTGGTGAGCATGTTCGGCGATCCCTGCACGGCCGTGCGCTGCATGTGGTGCAGCACCGAGCGCATGCCGCCGAGCTCCTCGCCACCGCCGGCACGCCCGGGCCCGCCGTGCACGAGGTGCGGGACGGGCGAGCCGTGCCCGGTGGAGGTGCGGGCGTCCTCACGGTTGAGGATCAGGACGCGGCCGTGGTGCGCGGCGATCCCGAGCACGAGTTCCTGTGCCACCGCCGGATCGTTCGTGCAGACCGTGGCGACGAGGGACCCGGACCCGAGGGCGGCCAGGCGGACGGCGTGCGGCAGGTCGTCGTAGCCGATGACCGAGGCGACCGGGCCGAAGGCCTCCACCGAGTGCAGTGCGCCGGCCTCCACGTCCTTCCACGTGAGCAGCACGGGTTCCATGAAGGCCCCTCCCGGCGCCTTGCCGGACGTGTTGTCCGCGAGCACGACGTCGGGTGCGTCGAGTGAGCCGAACGCCACGGACGCACCGCCGGCGATCAGCTCCCGCACCGCGTCCTGGACGCCCTCGAGCTGTGCGAGCGACGCGAGCGCGCCCATCGTGACGCCGTCGGCGCGCGGATCACCGAGCCTCACCCGGGAGCGGATCCGCTCCCCGGCGGCCCGGACGACGTCGTCGACCAGCGCCTGCGGCACGATGGACCGGCGGATGCTCGTGCACTTCTGGCCCGCCTTCACCGTCATCTCGGTGACCAGGGACTTCACGAAGGCGTCGAACTCGGGCGTGCCCGGCGCCGCGTCCGGGCCGAGGATCGCGGCGTTGAGCGAATCCGTCTCGCAGGTGAAGCGCACCCCGCCCCGCTCGACCGACGGGTGGGACTTGAGGTGGTTGGCCGTCGACGCCGAGCCGGTGAAGGACACGAGGTCCCGGTAGTCGAGGTGATCGAGGACGTCGCGCGCCGGCCCGGAGATGAGCTGCAGCGAACCGGCCGGCAGGATCGCCGAGCCGATGATGAGCTTCACGACGGCGGCGGTCAGGAATCCGGTGGGCGTCGCGGGCTTCACGATGGTCGGCACACCGGCGAGGAAGGCGGGGGCCAGCTTCTCGAGCATGCCCCACACCGGGAAGTTGAAGGCATTGATCTGCACGGCGACACCGGGGATGCGCGTGTGGATGTGCGTGCCGAGGAAGGAACCGTCCTTGGAGAGCACCTCGGGCGGTCCGTCGACGATCACGTGGGAGTTGGGCAGCTCGCGGCGCCCCTTCGACCCGAAGGTGAAGAGCACCCCGATGCCGCCGTCGATGTCCACCATCGAGTCGACCTTCGTGGCCCCGGTCTTCGCGGACAGCTCGTACAGCGGCTCGCGGTGCGCGTTCAGGTACTGCGCGAGCTCCTTGAGCTTCAGGGCACGCTCGTGGAAGGTGAACCGTCCGAGTGCGGCCTGGCCCGTGGTCCGCGCGAAGCGGACGGCGGCAGCGGTGTCGATGCCGGCCGTGCTGACGACGGCGAGCTCCTCGCCCGTGCTGGCGTCGCGGACCACTGTCCCGTCGTCGTCCGCGGCAGTCCTCTCCGGCGTCCACCAGGCGTCCTCGATGAAGCTGGGGACG
This genomic interval from Arthrobacter agilis contains the following:
- the paaE gene encoding 1,2-phenylacetyl-CoA epoxidase subunit PaaE is translated as MAVVLAPSTKRRSAFHALTVRSVRRLTEDAVEVTLDVPADLQDKYDYLPGQYVALRTTLDVDGEPKEVRRSYSICADPRPGELRVAVKRDLGGVFSTWANESLKAGDTLDVMSPLGQFTPRTTPGEQAVSLVAVAAGSGITPVISIARSMLASGPHVRFDLVYANRAAMDVMFLEELADLKDRYPSRFAVHHVLSREQRISPLLSGRIDAEKLEKLLGTVIATDRVDEWFLCGPFELVQLCRDFLSARGVPADAVRFELFTTGEPARPEGSIGRPVAPDAGGENYTISFNLDGLQGSVQSPTHARESILNAALRVRPDVPFACAGGVCGTCRAKLVQGTVAMEENYALEPDEIAAGYVLTCQSHPTSDAVTVDYDA
- the paaD gene encoding 1,2-phenylacetyl-CoA epoxidase subunit PaaD is translated as MVADLRPAAGTDAAVWDIAATVCDPEIPVLTIEDLGVLRDAHVAESGQVLVTITPTYSGCPAMDAIRDDVTAALHRAGYDDVAVRLTLSPAWTTDWLTDDGKAKLEEYGIAPPTGKAAAGPVRIGLSVKCPQCSSLDTRELTRFGSTSCKALYVCTSCREPFDYFKVH
- the paaC gene encoding 1,2-phenylacetyl-CoA epoxidase subunit PaaC, which produces MSEANASATRITPGNALRPEDIALLEARPDDAVAQYALWLGDDALILAQRLGWWISRAPELEEDVALANIALDQIGHARSFLTYAGRAWDRTEDDLAYFRREPEFRSVHLVEQPNGDFARTIARQLVVALYQWELYSRLVGSTDPTLAAIAAKAVKEVDYHRDHSIQWVLRLALGTDESRRRMIAGLKLTWPYVDELFVDYPLIDELGGAGVRPSTLRAPFDAAIAAVLDEAGLELPAVPGAVGGGRLGRHSEHLGYLLAELQVLAREHPGASW
- the paaB gene encoding 1,2-phenylacetyl-CoA epoxidase subunit PaaB, producing MTGGSTTGDDGATAPSTGPQEARAAWPLWEVFVRSSRGLSHVHAGSLHAPDAEMAVRNARDLYTRRNEGVSLWVVPASAVVTSDPDAKDAFFESPQGKDYRHATYYTKSEGVKHL
- the paaA gene encoding 1,2-phenylacetyl-CoA epoxidase subunit PaaA encodes the protein MTTTVTNPGSRVDDAAGERLFNEIIARDSRIEPRDWMPADYRKSLTRQISQHAHSEIIGMQPEANWITRAPSLKRKAVLMAKVQDEAGHGLYLYSAAETLGTSRDRMTEDLIAGKARYSSIFNYPVLTWADIGAIGWLVDGAAICNQVPLCRASYGPYGRAMVRICKEESFHQRQGFEILLELANGTPEQRAMAQDAVDRWYAPSLMMFGPPDEESPNSQKSMEWNIKRFSNDELRSRFVGMMVEQIRVLGLELPDKDVRYNEETGRWEHGPLDWNEFREVLAGRGPCNAQRMERRREAHEEGAWVREAAAAYAAKQAAGRATAKVA
- a CDS encoding TetR/AcrR family transcriptional regulator, which translates into the protein MTVADPTPSPTRRGRPGYDQQSVLAVAVTAFNRHGYEATSMGMLAEELGISKSAIYHHVPSKGELLRLALDHALGGLEAVLSAPGAAAGAADARLEFVLRGTIAVLTERLPFVTLLLRLRGNTQIEREALERRRTFDREVAALVDAARHEGSIRSDIDPRTTTRLIFGTINSIVEWYRPGGPLSAEKLADDVIVMVFDGLHRR
- the paaZ gene encoding phenylacetic acid degradation bifunctional protein PaaZ, with the translated sequence MTTAPERVQIDVVPSFIEDAWWTPERTAADDDGTVVRDASTGEELAVVSTAGIDTAAAVRFARTTGQAALGRFTFHERALKLKELAQYLNAHREPLYELSAKTGATKVDSMVDIDGGIGVLFTFGSKGRRELPNSHVIVDGPPEVLSKDGSFLGTHIHTRIPGVAVQINAFNFPVWGMLEKLAPAFLAGVPTIVKPATPTGFLTAAVVKLIIGSAILPAGSLQLISGPARDVLDHLDYRDLVSFTGSASTANHLKSHPSVERGGVRFTCETDSLNAAILGPDAAPGTPEFDAFVKSLVTEMTVKAGQKCTSIRRSIVPQALVDDVVRAAGERIRSRVRLGDPRADGVTMGALASLAQLEGVQDAVRELIAGGASVAFGSLDAPDVVLADNTSGKAPGGAFMEPVLLTWKDVEAGALHSVEAFGPVASVIGYDDLPHAVRLAALGSGSLVATVCTNDPAVAQELVLGIAAHHGRVLILNREDARTSTGHGSPVPHLVHGGPGRAGGGEELGGMRSVLHHMQRTAVQGSPNMLTSITGEWHTGADRRFDDGHPFRKDLATLRIGDAVRSGLRRVTLEDIAAFAKTTGDTFYAHTDEEAAAANPFFPGIVAHGYLLLSWGAGLFVDPAPGPVLANYGLENLRFITPVAAGDSIRVTLTAKRITPRETDEYGEVAWDAVLHNQDDEIVATYDVLTLVRK